The Culex pipiens pallens isolate TS chromosome 2, TS_CPP_V2, whole genome shotgun sequence DNA window ttctcaaaatagaattatttttaatgcaaataatataatttatcattcatcaattttttttcggaaggcaatttttttttatttccgtcATGACGTGATTTATGAATATTCTCGTAAACCAAAACCGTAATTACAAAGGGTTAACGATGTTTATGATCTCACACAAATATTAGTAGTTTTTTCTTAACAATACACTTTTGAGATTTTCCGATGTTGGCAACATAATAATCACGTCGTGTTGCAAAAAACGGGATTGCACTGTATTGACAaagacaattttttattttttaaacactttgtttTCCTTTCAAGTTCGATTCCCAAACCTGTATttaagtttttagattttttacgtttaagGCATTTTAGAGCCGTAGAGAAGTATATGTGAAGAAATtccgtcgattttttttaaacccgcaaaaagttttataaTGATTTGTTGTATGTGAAGGGAATTTCCtgtcaaaaagtactctacattaattttaaaaaagttcacaGATTGATAACTATAACATAATTGAAATTTTCGCAGCTTTGTgttttaattaaacaaaaacataccttggattgtttttttcatcaaaatcaaacattaagCGACTGTAACTcttaaaagttaaactttttaatattaatGCAGAAGTCTTTTCAATTGGAAATTCGATTTCacctcatgtttttttttaattaaatatgtctttattgaactttcttataataattacatttcttttacatgctaagtggtatggcttaatgctcttcatctttgttgtatttttcgttttattattaactgatcacatttaatttatttacttcaaattgttttacattattgcattgaatagaatacatttgggtaaaaaagaaaaaaatcactttaacaactaatcctaactttaaactaaaaaaaaattaaattcattgaaatattcaaaatcatttaaaCGAGTAAATTCACTTCATGTTGGTTTTCGGAACAGTTGAAATATGTAACTTTTACATTATATCAAAAATGAGGGGGGTGAAATGCGATTCCAATCAtgctaaattttatttcaattgaaatttttatcttgagtaaaaataaatgcttaaaattgagTTACTGAGTTACGAAACCTCTAGTACTATTTTTGGGTTGTTTGTAAAGAGAAGAATTTTGCCATTTTCCTtctgggtttttttttacagtaaacaaaaatataaaacttcaaaccgctaataaaattttattttttattttttaaattttgaaatttgaaagagttataaATGTGGCTTCTAAAAATAGGTTAtgtaaaaactgatttttcaatTGCTGATTTTGCGTTTTCTTTAACGGTGTAAAGATATTTATTACGCcttgaattaaaaaacgaagttgactttatagctgtcggccaccattgctagtaccaaccactagtgtcttcctttttatctacaaggacttcgccgccctgggctcctaagtgtatgaaagtatggcacggagcgacggcgccgaatacccatatttacacaaagaattttagagcgcccgccgcgggattcgaaccggcgacctctggattgtgagtccagtgcgcggtccgattgatccacacgggcgggaccttGAATTATTTGTAATAAAAACGATTCAAATCATAAGTCGTTgctgatatttttaaaagtttatatcACCCTTTTCATTATTAACTCGTAGAAGAAGTgggcaaaaatttcagaaaacttGAAACactgtatgaaaaattatctgCAATtaacttaaaacaatttaaaaaacatttttctgcgtcgAGAATAATGTTTTGCATGATTGAATCAGtataaaagtattttaaaatattgtaaaatttcgAATAAAGGCAAATCAAAATTGTTGGCATCGTcccgtattaaaaaaaaagaatatcaaaaattatgcagttgcaaaaaaaatagattttttactgtcaagaaaaaaatcaaaaaaatattttttttgaatttttttatattgtttgatAATGGGTTTGCTCTGTATAATGAACACCGAATGTTACTCTTCATTTCAACCAAGTTCtgattaggggaaattctcgtctgtttggcaggttaagcactcgctcctaacttcataaaatttgctgattttcattatttaaacaactaattttccaaaacttttgatagaaacttgcttgctcacttcttattgagttatttgtcactcgatttcagttgaaaagctTTTAATGAACTgtaattgaatttcaaattgttgataagGCAACATTataggcacgctggaattaaatGGTGTTCCCCTTATATTTATCGATTCATCGATACcaacaaaatgatttttaatgaaGTTGGCTTCAACTCAACTCACATTGAAAAACactttcaacataaaaaaattgcatcttGCATAGGCTAGGTACTTGGATtcagatgaaatttaaaatatgtcaattaaaaaaaaaatcaaaattaatcacaatttgtagaaaacaaacatttttaacaaggaGTGGGTCACTCGAGTTTATACCCTAATGCAACAACAGGGCCCTGTAGGAAAATTAATAAGAggaataaatatgttttaaactgcaaaataatcattttattaaaatatcatAAGAATAGATGAACTTAATCAAAATCAATATTGTGTAGTCgggtaataattttaaaactcaagCTTTAGATCTAAACTGGCTCCTCAAGATTTGTTGATATTGAGTTTATATTCAGCTTTCCACAAAGACCTGATTTCACCATCTCCAAATTCAACCCCAACATCAATTTCCATCAGCTTCAACTCTGACTTTTTTAAGCGACCGGCTCCAAGGCCTTGCTAAATTTCAAGTAAAATAATCATCAAGTAAAGTCACATTCAATCAAAGAAACCCCGTTTCGCACCTCAACAGCTTCTCGGCCCAACGCTCTTCCTGGCCAGCGCCTACTACATGACGTCCCAACCGCTCGAGCTGGACCGCATGGTGATGCTGTGGGGCATGTGCATGCTGACGGCCTGGATCGCCCAGCTGACCGGTCTGCTCGCCGGAAGTTCACTGCCACTAGAGGTAATTCCATAAACCGCAACTTTTACActaattttaaagtttgttttccCTCTTCCAGCTCAGCGTGTTCTGCGTGCCCTGCTCGCTCATCCCGATGCTGATGTTTTGCGGCTTTTTCGTGCGCTTCCGGGAGATGTTTGACTTTCTGGTGCCGTTCACGTACTTGGGCTACTTCCGGTACAGCTTCGAGGGCGCCATGCAGGCCATCTATGGCTTTGGGCGGGAGAATCTGCCGTGTGCGGAGTCGTTTTGCTACTTTGGCAAGGTGTCCAAGTTTCTGGAGAGCTTCGACATGGTCGAGAATACGTTTGTGATGGATGTGGCAGGGTTGGGGGTGTGGATCGTGGCGATGCACGTGGTGCTGTTTGGCAGTTTGGCGTGGAAGATCAGGAGGAATCAGTGAGGGGGAGAGGGTTAGGTTTAAGGTGAATATGCATTTTATATCAGTTTTTTTGTACATAATTTAGGATGAGGCTGTTTTGGAAAGTAaagaatttcttttttaaataaatctcgTTTGTTTTCACCGTTTGATGACAGTTCAGAATGGCAAACGATTTGCTGATTGCAGCTTCCTTATCAGTGGTGCAGTTTGATACAAACGTAACAAGGGTTTGCATTgtacagctgataagattcttAGCAAGTAGGTTAGCAGCTGAGTGAAACCAGTTGTTAAGTGATGCCCAACCAGAATGCAGCCTAGCAAGACTTTGGACGTAACGTTCCCTCTGGTATCCAAAGAGACTCAGCTTTCGTTTAATGGTCTAACGTATTCCGCATCTCGAGTGAAGCCGATTTTGGACAATATCTCGGGAACGTTTCGTTCTGGGAGGCTTACGGCCATCATCGGACCATCCGGTGCTGGGAAATCAAGCTTGTTGAATGCTTTGAGCGGATTAAGGTAAGGGGACGTTAACCGATCATCACTTGGTATGATCACTCGTGATTTCAGAGCAAAAGGTGTTCACGGAACAATCTTGATCAACAATGAGATTCAGGATCAGCAGCAATATCGCAGACTGGTGACCTACAACACACAAGAAGTCGCATTGCTTCCGAATCTTACCGTTCGAGAAACCCTGGAATATGCCGTCGATCTACGCACTCGATCATCTTCAACGAAGAAGCAGAAGATCGTTCAGGATATCATCTCCGTTCTCGCACTCCAGAAATGCATCAACACCCAAGCTCGACTGCTTTCCGGTGGTGAGCGGAAGCGACTCTCGATCGGACAGGACTTGATATCGAACCCGAAGATCATGCTGTTTGATGAACCTACCAGCGGGCTGGACAGCGAATCTTCGTATCAGATGGTTTCGTACTTGAAGGAGTTGACGAAGCAAGATCGTTGCGTGATCAGTGTGATTCATCAGCCAAGCTCGGATCTGCTGGAGTTGTTTGACGATCTGTACGTTCTGTCCGATGGAAAGTGCATGTACAGTGGTAGTCTGCACGATTTGATCCCATGGTTTGAGTCCGTGGGACTCATCTGTCCGCAGTATTACAATCGAGCGGACTTTGGTAAGCTTTTTCGGTAGCGTTTTCAGCAGCTAGTAACCTTCTTTTTTCGTAGTCGTCAAACTAGCTTCAACGAGAAACCCAGACAAGAGTAAGATATACCAACTAATGTACCAAATGGAATCCGTGAACAAGGATAAACCAC harbors:
- the LOC120412694 gene encoding ATP-binding cassette sub-family G member 1-like translates to MQPSKTLDVTFPLVSKETQLSFNGLTYSASRVKPILDNISGTFRSGRLTAIIGPSGAGKSSLLNALSGLRAKGVHGTILINNEIQDQQQYRRLVTYNTQEVALLPNLTVRETLEYAVDLRTRSSSTKKQKIVQDIISVLALQKCINTQARLLSGGERKRLSIGQDLISNPKIMLFDEPTSGLDSESSYQMVSYLKELTKQDRCVISVIHQPSSDLLELFDDLYVLSDGKCMYSGSLHDLIPWFESVGLICPQYYNRADFVVKLASTRNPDKSKIYQLMYQMESVNKDKPLALLPSEQNRPKGRQYPTSAFNQLITLTRRTTLGTVRNFSLSVLRFIGLIIFSLFMGLIYRDIGKDASNIISNTAFINLSLANVVFVNSVAVILSFPTEASVFLREYRANCYSVAAYYCSKLFADFIPMMAGNCCFFAIGYFLTGQPAELERAVGYGLVVLLMGWFAQIYGICSGCVFSIEIGTFLMPSSLLPMLLFGGFFIRFDELSVALKPLVYTSPFGYAFKAIGQALYGNNRTDVGCSEGVNVFIRVGKIF